A single window of Martelella sp. NC20 DNA harbors:
- a CDS encoding SMP-30/gluconolactonase/LRE family protein produces the protein MSAGNPAMAQASMRVAQLAEPQVTVIDASSTRLGECPLWDADGQRLYYIDSLSRHIISLRQDGTDRQLWTLPVIVGSIGLAGPGRFIAGLENGFAFIDISGPDAVIEPICDPEADMAETRLNDGKVDPMGRYWCGSMSVDLSRPVGSLYRLDYDLTWTRVETGITVSNGIAFSPDTTRLYFSDSRLDRSFQYDLDTASGALSRRRRFVETSAYEGRIDGATVDADGHYWGALFEGAAIGCFDPDGRLLRKIAVPTRYPTMCSFGGSNLDILFVTSATFLMSEEEIAAESAPGALFAISGLGVCGIAEPTFKVGKAQ, from the coding sequence ATGTCAGCGGGTAATCCAGCGATGGCTCAGGCGAGCATGCGCGTTGCGCAGCTAGCAGAGCCGCAGGTAACGGTGATTGATGCAAGTTCCACGCGTCTTGGAGAATGTCCGCTCTGGGATGCTGACGGGCAGCGCCTTTATTACATCGATAGCCTTTCCCGCCACATCATAAGCTTGCGCCAGGATGGCACCGACCGTCAGCTCTGGACGCTACCCGTCATTGTCGGCTCCATCGGTCTTGCCGGACCTGGCAGGTTCATTGCCGGTCTTGAAAACGGCTTCGCCTTCATCGATATTTCCGGGCCGGATGCGGTGATCGAACCGATCTGCGACCCCGAGGCCGATATGGCCGAGACGCGGCTGAATGACGGCAAGGTCGACCCGATGGGTCGGTATTGGTGCGGCAGCATGAGCGTCGATCTGTCCCGGCCGGTCGGCTCACTCTACCGCCTCGATTACGACCTCACCTGGACCCGGGTCGAGACCGGCATCACCGTTTCCAACGGCATCGCTTTCAGCCCCGACACGACGAGGCTCTATTTTTCGGACAGCCGCCTGGACCGGTCGTTTCAGTACGACCTGGACACTGCAAGCGGCGCTCTGTCCCGGCGTCGCCGGTTCGTGGAAACGTCGGCCTATGAGGGGCGCATTGACGGAGCAACCGTCGATGCAGACGGCCATTACTGGGGCGCGCTGTTCGAGGGCGCCGCCATTGGCTGTTTCGACCCGGATGGGCGGCTGCTGCGCAAGATTGCCGTGCCGACCCGGTATCCGACGATGTGTTCCTTTGGCGGCAGCAATCTCGATATCCTTTTCGTTACCTCGGCGACATTCCTGATGTCGGAGGAAGAAATCGCGGCCGAAAGTGCACCCGGTGCGCTTTTCGCCATTTCCGGGCTTGGCGTTTGCGGTATTGCCGAGCCAACTTTCAAAGTTGGAAAGGCACAATAA